In Roseisolibacter agri, one genomic interval encodes:
- a CDS encoding BsuPI-related putative proteinase inhibitor, whose amino-acid sequence MDRRLAVLPLLAAAAAVFACGGPLPHVGGELLATVRPGTPDSAKASSAGATHAPRPHRARGDTLVGAALSVHTEDGVEFALAVENPGKHRVELSFPDGRTKEFVVYDAAGHEVWRWSRGRLFTQNMQTKMLASGDSVVYAERWAAPAPGRYTVVAQLRSANYPIVKQSAFVVPATPATGAVAQLAAH is encoded by the coding sequence ATGGATCGCCGACTCGCCGTTCTTCCCCTCCTCGCCGCCGCCGCGGCCGTGTTCGCGTGCGGCGGCCCGCTCCCCCACGTCGGTGGGGAGCTGCTCGCCACCGTGCGCCCCGGCACGCCCGACTCTGCGAAGGCGTCGAGCGCCGGTGCGACCCACGCGCCGCGCCCGCATCGGGCGCGCGGCGACACGCTGGTCGGCGCGGCGCTGTCGGTGCACACGGAGGACGGCGTCGAGTTCGCGCTCGCGGTGGAGAATCCCGGGAAGCACCGGGTCGAGCTCTCCTTCCCCGACGGGCGCACGAAGGAGTTCGTGGTCTACGACGCCGCGGGACACGAGGTGTGGCGCTGGAGCCGCGGGCGCCTGTTCACGCAGAACATGCAGACGAAGATGCTCGCCTCGGGCGACAGCGTCGTGTACGCCGAGCGCTGGGCGGCGCCGGCGCCGGGCCGCTACACCGTCGTGGCGCAGCTGCGGAGCGCGAACTACCCGATCGTGAAGCAGAGCGCGTTCGTGGTGCCCGCGACGCCTGCCACGGGAGCCGTCGCGCAGCTCGCCGCGCACTGA
- the atpH gene encoding ATP synthase F1 subunit delta — protein sequence MRDATIARNYADVLLSLARKGEDPHGWGRMARELAESIEGDAKLRHFLESPRVAADQKNEVLAKAFQDRFPRVLVRYLQTLVTKGRQMLLPQIVTEYYNLLDEAEGRVHARVTTARPTTPQDEAAIAAQLTRAFGKQVVPHVVVNPAILGGVVVKMGDTVMDGSVRRRLAMLRARMTAR from the coding sequence ATGCGCGACGCCACGATCGCCCGCAACTACGCGGACGTGCTGCTCTCCCTCGCCCGCAAGGGCGAGGACCCGCACGGCTGGGGGCGGATGGCGCGCGAGCTCGCCGAGTCGATCGAGGGCGACGCGAAGCTGCGCCACTTCCTCGAGTCGCCGCGCGTCGCGGCCGACCAGAAGAACGAGGTGCTGGCCAAGGCGTTCCAGGATCGCTTCCCGCGTGTCCTCGTCCGCTACCTCCAGACGCTCGTGACGAAGGGGCGACAGATGCTACTGCCGCAGATCGTCACCGAGTACTACAACCTGCTCGACGAGGCCGAGGGGCGCGTGCACGCGCGCGTCACGACGGCGCGCCCGACCACGCCGCAGGACGAGGCCGCGATCGCGGCGCAGCTCACGCGCGCGTTCGGCAAGCAGGTCGTCCCGCACGTGGTCGTGAACCCGGCGATCCTCGGCGGCGTGGTGGTGAAAATGGGCGACACGGTGATGGACGGCTCGGTGCGCCGCCGCCTGGCGATGCTGCGCGCCCGCATGACCGCGCGCTGA
- a CDS encoding cupin domain-containing protein, with protein sequence MSGRIDVKRVPKPWGHEIIWAHTDRYCGKILHVKAGEQLSVQYHERKDETVYLLSGELRYWVALGDAPLEDQRLQAGDAFRITPGTVHYMEAVTDCDVLEVSTPELDDVVRIKDRYGREGTNAP encoded by the coding sequence ATGAGCGGCCGCATCGACGTCAAGCGCGTCCCCAAGCCCTGGGGGCACGAGATCATCTGGGCGCACACCGACCGCTACTGCGGGAAGATCCTGCACGTGAAGGCGGGGGAGCAGCTCTCCGTGCAGTACCACGAGCGCAAGGACGAGACGGTGTACCTGCTGTCGGGGGAGCTGCGCTACTGGGTCGCGCTCGGCGACGCGCCGCTGGAGGACCAGCGGCTCCAGGCGGGAGACGCGTTCCGCATCACGCCGGGCACCGTGCACTACATGGAGGCGGTGACCGACTGCGACGTCCTCGAGGTGAGCACGCCGGAGCTGGACGACGTCGTGCGGATCAAGGACCGCTACGGCCGCGAGGGGACGAACGCGCCCTGA
- the atpB gene encoding F0F1 ATP synthase subunit A, giving the protein MRLFGSLALAASLALAGAPARAQDAHGAAPAAPTAQPSAVDTSSAATVGGTSAAVGTAEQHGAAPTTVADVAAQGHAASPAQAVDIITPHITDAHAIEYPCISGDYAMLTCEAHLPTGWIVPIGSYQLDLSPTKHVVMMLLASLIACVVLIGAARAHKRHSHAAGHPKGFAAGIEAMVLYIRDEVALKNLGHHGEKYVPFILTLFFFILFANLLGLIPYGSTATGNISVTAMLAIITFLVVEFAGMRAQGIGYLNTIFYWNKDLPIYMRIPMFLIMSPIELVGKIAKPFALAIRLFANMTAGHIVVLALIGLIFLFRSAASGAPFLAASAIMVLELFVAFLQAFIFALLSSVFIGQIREAHH; this is encoded by the coding sequence ATGAGACTGTTCGGCTCTCTCGCGCTCGCTGCGTCGCTGGCCCTCGCGGGCGCGCCGGCGCGCGCGCAGGATGCCCACGGCGCCGCGCCCGCGGCGCCGACGGCCCAGCCCTCGGCGGTCGACACGTCGTCGGCCGCCACGGTCGGCGGGACCTCCGCCGCGGTCGGCACCGCCGAGCAGCACGGCGCCGCGCCGACGACCGTCGCCGACGTCGCGGCGCAGGGACACGCGGCCTCGCCCGCGCAGGCCGTGGACATCATCACGCCGCACATCACCGACGCGCACGCGATCGAGTATCCGTGCATCAGCGGCGACTACGCGATGCTGACGTGCGAGGCGCACCTGCCCACGGGCTGGATCGTGCCGATCGGATCGTACCAGCTGGACCTGTCGCCCACGAAGCACGTCGTGATGATGCTGCTCGCCAGCCTCATCGCCTGCGTGGTGCTGATCGGCGCGGCACGCGCGCACAAGCGGCACTCGCACGCGGCCGGCCACCCGAAGGGCTTCGCGGCCGGCATCGAGGCGATGGTGCTCTACATCCGCGACGAGGTGGCGCTGAAGAACCTCGGGCACCACGGCGAGAAGTACGTGCCGTTCATCCTGACGCTCTTCTTCTTCATCCTGTTCGCGAACCTGCTCGGCCTGATCCCGTACGGCTCGACGGCCACTGGCAACATCTCGGTGACCGCGATGCTCGCCATCATCACGTTCCTGGTGGTGGAGTTCGCGGGCATGCGCGCGCAGGGGATCGGCTACCTGAACACGATCTTCTACTGGAACAAGGATCTGCCGATCTACATGCGGATCCCGATGTTCCTGATCATGAGCCCGATCGAGCTCGTCGGAAAGATCGCGAAGCCGTTCGCGCTCGCGATCCGTCTGTTCGCCAACATGACGGCGGGTCACATCGTCGTGCTCGCGCTCATCGGCCTGATCTTCCTGTTCAGGAGCGCCGCGTCGGGTGCGCCGTTCCTCGCCGCCTCGGCGATCATGGTGCTCGAGCTGTTCGTGGCGTTCCTGCAGGCGTTCATCTTCGCGCTGCTCTCGTCGGTGTTCATCGGCCAGATCCGCGAGGCACATCACTGA
- a CDS encoding M1 family metallopeptidase has protein sequence MLAALPLLLALQQLPASSPVPDLSQTFAGKPAAPSRTSPANGDTVGYWQQRADYRIVARLDEPKQAVVATARLTYVNASPDTLRELFVHQHLNAFRPGSKWSATDEKEGRLRFQRLPEPAYAYERFTATPTIDPSPGSGQAPTPVRAEYPGAPDSTVVRLVLPRPLAPRDSLVATFAWEARPSTVARRQGRRGRHYDFAQWYPKVAVYDRGGWQPHALVPAGEFYGEYGSFDVTLVLAEDQVVGATGVPVAGDPGWARASRGGAAPVLARTAYGALPASTADSVPAGHRAVRFVARDVHHFAWSTSPDYRYEGGAYVRRAPAGRPTGWDTVAVHALFQAADDTTWGGGRVVQRTVAALGWLERAFGTYAYPQMTVLHRIDGGGTEFPMMQMNGSASQGLILHEGGHNFAFGILGNNEWQSGWMDEGLTSYQTSWATGATAQALAAREAPPVGPAPTDAQRASMRRQLNSTIVRQARLVTRGAAQPIGTRGDLFADFNVYNNAVYTRAELMYATLRDAIGDAAFARFLNDYYARWANRHVDEAAMRASAERAAGRDLGWFFTQWVHGVGVVDYALRDVAVRETGGGWQVRGTLVRAGAYRHPISVGVRTESGWTLVQGDAARDSQSIELRVAERPLEVRLDPRGAAGAPTARFYTFTVAPDGPAPAVVRIPAPTLAAP, from the coding sequence ATGCTCGCCGCCCTCCCGCTCCTCCTCGCGCTCCAGCAGCTCCCGGCGTCGTCGCCGGTGCCCGACCTCTCGCAGACGTTCGCGGGGAAGCCCGCCGCGCCGTCGCGCACCTCGCCGGCGAACGGCGACACCGTCGGCTACTGGCAGCAGCGCGCCGACTACCGCATCGTCGCGCGGCTCGACGAGCCGAAGCAGGCCGTGGTCGCGACCGCGCGGCTGACGTACGTCAACGCGTCGCCCGACACGCTGCGCGAGCTGTTCGTGCACCAGCACCTGAACGCCTTCCGCCCCGGCTCCAAGTGGAGCGCGACCGACGAGAAGGAGGGGCGGCTGCGCTTCCAGCGGCTGCCGGAGCCCGCGTACGCGTACGAGCGCTTCACCGCGACGCCGACGATCGATCCCTCGCCTGGCTCGGGACAGGCTCCGACGCCGGTGCGCGCGGAGTACCCGGGCGCGCCCGACAGCACCGTCGTGCGGCTCGTGCTCCCGCGGCCGCTGGCGCCGCGCGACTCGCTCGTCGCGACGTTCGCCTGGGAGGCGCGGCCCTCGACGGTGGCGCGGCGGCAGGGGCGGCGCGGCCGCCACTACGACTTCGCGCAGTGGTATCCCAAGGTCGCCGTCTACGATCGCGGCGGGTGGCAGCCGCACGCGCTCGTGCCGGCCGGTGAGTTCTACGGCGAGTACGGCTCGTTCGACGTGACGCTCGTGCTGGCGGAGGACCAGGTCGTGGGCGCGACCGGTGTGCCCGTGGCCGGTGATCCCGGCTGGGCGCGTGCGTCTCGCGGCGGCGCGGCGCCGGTGCTCGCGCGTACGGCCTACGGCGCGCTGCCGGCATCGACGGCCGACTCCGTGCCCGCGGGCCATCGGGCCGTGCGCTTCGTGGCGCGCGACGTTCACCACTTCGCGTGGTCCACGTCGCCCGACTACCGCTACGAGGGCGGCGCGTACGTGCGCCGCGCGCCCGCGGGTCGCCCGACGGGGTGGGACACCGTGGCGGTGCATGCGCTCTTCCAGGCGGCGGACGACACGACGTGGGGCGGCGGACGCGTGGTGCAGCGCACGGTCGCCGCGCTCGGCTGGCTGGAGCGCGCGTTCGGCACGTACGCGTACCCGCAGATGACCGTGCTGCACCGCATCGACGGCGGCGGCACCGAGTTCCCGATGATGCAGATGAACGGGAGCGCGTCGCAGGGGCTGATCCTCCACGAGGGCGGGCACAACTTCGCGTTCGGCATCCTCGGCAACAACGAGTGGCAGAGCGGGTGGATGGACGAGGGGCTGACGTCGTACCAGACGTCGTGGGCCACCGGCGCGACCGCGCAGGCGCTGGCGGCGCGTGAGGCGCCGCCCGTCGGTCCCGCGCCCACAGATGCGCAGCGCGCGTCGATGCGCCGGCAGCTCAACAGCACGATCGTGCGGCAGGCGCGCCTCGTGACGCGGGGCGCCGCGCAGCCGATCGGCACGCGCGGCGACCTGTTCGCGGACTTCAACGTCTACAACAACGCCGTCTACACGCGCGCGGAGCTGATGTACGCGACGCTGCGCGACGCGATCGGCGACGCGGCGTTCGCGCGCTTCCTCAACGACTACTACGCGCGCTGGGCCAACCGCCACGTGGACGAGGCGGCGATGCGCGCGAGCGCGGAGCGCGCGGCCGGTCGCGACCTCGGATGGTTCTTCACGCAGTGGGTGCACGGCGTCGGCGTCGTGGACTACGCGCTGCGCGACGTCGCCGTGCGCGAGACGGGCGGCGGCTGGCAGGTGCGGGGCACGCTCGTGCGCGCGGGTGCGTACCGGCACCCGATCTCGGTCGGCGTGCGCACCGAGTCGGGGTGGACGCTGGTGCAGGGCGACGCCGCGCGCGACAGCCAGTCCATCGAGCTCCGCGTGGCCGAGCGGCCGCTGGAGGTGCGGCTCGATCCGCGCGGGGCGGCGGGCGCACCGACGGCGCGCTTCTACACCTTCACCGTGGCGCCGGACGGCCCGGCCCCGGCGGTCGTGCGCATCCCGGCGCCGACGCTCGCGGCGCCCTGA
- a CDS encoding S9 family peptidase, with protein MATFPRIRVRLLALSCTLPLVATTALAQTSAQPVAATMAASPRPPVAERVPRVDTLHGEVRTDDFFWMKQKKDARVIAYLEAENAYTDAMTAHTAGLRDTLYREMLGRLKQTDLSVPYRDNGYWYYTRTEEGKSYPIICRRKGTMAAPEEIVLDQNALAAGKKFHALGGWDVSPDGQRLLYLQDTTAFREYTLYVKDLPSGRLVDSIPNVWNGTAWADDDRTFFYMTADSAKRGNAVWRHVTGQPRGADANVFREDSVLYNVSVYRSRNGRHVLIPTSSFTTSEWRTIPTAAPNTPPRLVAARRDGVEYDVEPAEGAFLIRTNADGARNFKVVRAPEHDPSPRNWADWIPHRDSAFVENVDAFRGFVVVQERTGGIRRVRIHDPATGAAHTVAMPEEAYGVFASANAEYDTPTYRLSYSSLVTPSTVYDYRVVERRLEVRKRTEVPTYDPSRYEVRRAMAPARDGTPVPVSILMRKGTALDGRSPLLLYAYGSYGATTEPTFRSSVFSLVDRGFVYAIAHIRGGQEMGRGWYDDGKMLKKRNTFFDFEDVADWLVRSRYTSVDRLVANGGSAGGLLMGVVANERPELFRAIVADVPFVDVVNTMLDASLPLTAQEWLQWGNPQVRAEYEYLKTYSPYDNVRAQRYPWLLVTSSLNDSQVGFHEPTKWVAKLRTLKTDGNPLLLRMNMAGGHGGSSGRYDQLREQAFRYAFMLDAVGLAGRAGAPRAAFTP; from the coding sequence GTGGCGACGTTTCCGCGCATCCGCGTCCGTCTGCTCGCGCTCTCGTGCACGCTGCCGCTCGTCGCGACGACGGCGCTCGCCCAGACCAGTGCGCAGCCCGTCGCCGCCACGATGGCCGCATCTCCACGGCCGCCCGTGGCCGAGCGCGTGCCGCGTGTCGACACGCTCCACGGTGAGGTGCGCACGGACGACTTCTTCTGGATGAAGCAGAAGAAGGACGCCCGGGTCATCGCGTACCTCGAAGCGGAGAACGCGTACACGGACGCGATGACCGCGCACACGGCGGGGCTGCGTGACACGCTCTACCGCGAGATGCTCGGCCGCCTGAAGCAGACGGACCTCTCGGTGCCGTACCGCGACAACGGCTACTGGTACTACACGCGCACCGAGGAAGGGAAGTCGTACCCGATCATCTGCCGGCGGAAGGGGACGATGGCGGCGCCGGAGGAGATCGTCCTCGACCAGAACGCGCTCGCGGCGGGGAAGAAGTTCCACGCGCTCGGCGGGTGGGACGTGAGCCCGGACGGCCAGCGGCTCCTCTACCTGCAGGACACGACCGCATTCCGCGAGTACACGCTGTACGTGAAGGACCTGCCGTCGGGCCGGCTCGTGGACTCGATCCCGAACGTCTGGAACGGCACCGCGTGGGCCGACGACGACCGCACCTTCTTCTACATGACCGCGGACTCCGCCAAGCGCGGCAACGCGGTCTGGCGGCACGTCACGGGGCAGCCGCGCGGCGCGGACGCGAACGTGTTCCGCGAGGACTCGGTCCTCTACAACGTGTCCGTCTACCGGTCGCGCAACGGGCGGCACGTGCTGATCCCGACGTCGAGCTTCACGACGTCCGAGTGGCGGACGATCCCGACCGCCGCGCCCAACACGCCACCGAGGCTCGTCGCCGCGCGCCGCGACGGCGTCGAGTACGACGTCGAGCCGGCGGAGGGCGCGTTCCTCATCCGCACCAACGCCGACGGCGCGCGCAACTTCAAGGTCGTCCGCGCGCCCGAGCACGATCCCTCGCCGCGCAACTGGGCGGACTGGATCCCCCATCGCGACTCGGCCTTCGTGGAGAACGTGGACGCGTTCCGGGGCTTCGTCGTCGTGCAGGAGCGCACGGGCGGGATCCGGCGCGTGCGCATCCACGATCCGGCGACCGGCGCGGCGCACACCGTCGCGATGCCCGAGGAGGCGTACGGCGTCTTCGCCAGCGCGAACGCGGAGTACGACACGCCGACGTACCGCCTCAGCTACTCGTCGCTGGTGACGCCGAGCACCGTCTACGACTACCGCGTGGTGGAGCGGCGGCTGGAGGTGCGGAAGCGCACCGAGGTGCCGACGTACGATCCGTCGCGCTACGAGGTGCGGCGCGCGATGGCGCCGGCGCGCGACGGCACGCCCGTGCCCGTGTCGATCCTGATGCGGAAGGGGACCGCGCTCGACGGCCGGAGCCCGCTCCTGCTCTATGCCTACGGCTCGTACGGCGCGACGACCGAGCCGACCTTCCGCTCCTCGGTGTTCAGCCTCGTCGACCGCGGCTTCGTCTACGCCATCGCGCACATCCGCGGCGGGCAGGAGATGGGGCGCGGCTGGTACGACGACGGCAAGATGCTGAAGAAACGGAACACCTTCTTCGACTTCGAGGACGTCGCCGACTGGCTCGTGCGGTCGCGCTACACGTCGGTCGACCGCCTCGTCGCCAACGGCGGCAGCGCTGGTGGGCTGCTGATGGGCGTCGTCGCCAACGAGCGTCCGGAGCTGTTCCGCGCGATCGTCGCCGACGTGCCGTTCGTGGATGTCGTCAACACGATGCTCGACGCGTCGCTGCCCCTCACGGCGCAGGAGTGGCTGCAGTGGGGCAACCCGCAGGTGCGGGCCGAGTACGAGTACCTGAAGACGTACTCGCCGTACGACAACGTGCGCGCGCAGCGCTATCCATGGCTGCTGGTCACCAGCTCGCTCAACGACTCGCAGGTCGGCTTCCACGAGCCGACCAAGTGGGTGGCGAAGCTCCGCACGTTGAAGACCGACGGCAACCCGCTGCTGCTGCGCATGAACATGGCGGGCGGCCACGGCGGCAGCTCGGGGCGCTACGACCAGCTGCGCGAGCAGGCGTTCCGCTACGCCTTCATGCTGGACGCGGTAGGGCTGGCGGGGCGCGCGGGCGCACCGCGGGCGGCCTTCACCCCCTGA
- a CDS encoding AAA family ATPase produces MSSAPPSVATAPQATGDDVALLRELAAARRALADQIARRVVGQHEVVDHLLTALLAGGHALLVGVPGLAKTLLVQTVAQALDLQFSRVQFTPDLMPSDITGTEILEEDHATGRRVFRFVNGPIFGNMVLADEINRAPPKTQAALLQAMQEHAVTAAGTTHRLPEPFFVLATQNPIEQEGTYPLPEAQLDRFMLELKVGYPSREEEERIVTATTGANEARVEPVLSAERLGAMQRLVRRLPAPPTVVQYAVQLVRGTRPDEAEASAAMKKYVGWGAGPRASQALVLAAKARAAMDGRPMPDLDDVRAVALPVLRHRIVLNFQAEADGMTVEKLLDLRERSTR; encoded by the coding sequence ATGTCCTCTGCTCCGCCCTCCGTCGCCACGGCTCCGCAGGCCACCGGCGACGACGTCGCCCTGCTGCGCGAGCTGGCTGCCGCGCGTCGCGCGCTGGCCGACCAGATCGCCCGACGCGTGGTCGGCCAGCACGAGGTCGTGGATCACCTGCTGACGGCGCTGCTGGCCGGCGGGCACGCGCTGCTGGTGGGCGTGCCGGGCCTGGCGAAGACGCTGCTGGTACAGACGGTGGCGCAGGCGCTCGACCTCCAGTTCTCGCGCGTGCAGTTCACGCCCGATCTGATGCCGAGCGACATCACGGGGACGGAGATCCTGGAGGAGGATCACGCCACGGGGCGCCGCGTCTTCCGCTTCGTGAACGGCCCGATCTTCGGCAACATGGTGCTGGCGGACGAGATCAACCGCGCCCCGCCGAAGACGCAGGCCGCGCTGCTGCAGGCGATGCAGGAGCACGCGGTCACCGCGGCTGGCACCACGCATCGGCTGCCGGAGCCCTTCTTCGTGCTGGCGACGCAGAACCCGATCGAGCAGGAGGGCACGTATCCGCTCCCCGAGGCGCAGCTCGACCGCTTCATGCTGGAGCTGAAGGTCGGCTACCCGAGCCGGGAGGAGGAGGAGCGCATCGTCACGGCGACGACGGGCGCGAACGAGGCGCGGGTGGAGCCGGTGCTGTCCGCGGAGCGGCTGGGCGCGATGCAGCGCCTGGTGCGCCGGCTGCCCGCGCCGCCGACCGTCGTGCAGTACGCCGTGCAGCTGGTGCGCGGCACGCGTCCGGACGAGGCGGAGGCGTCGGCGGCGATGAAGAAGTACGTCGGCTGGGGCGCGGGCCCGCGCGCCTCGCAGGCGCTGGTGCTCGCGGCGAAGGCGCGCGCGGCGATGGATGGGCGCCCGATGCCGGATCTGGACGACGTGCGCGCGGTCGCGCTGCCCGTGCTGCGCCACCGCATCGTGCTGAACTTCCAGGCGGAGGCGGACGGGATGACGGTCGAGAAGCTGCTCGACCTGCGGGAGCGCTCGACGCGCTGA
- a CDS encoding AtpZ/AtpI family protein translates to MNPEAQGSTDPERPGRTPETAPDAAPRPTPTGDGASGLALAGLGFQFAVSLVVFYYLGQWLDRRFGTAPVFLLVCMLAGAGASFYAMYTQLMRAQRRADEARRGNRAP, encoded by the coding sequence ATGAACCCGGAGGCTCAGGGCTCGACCGATCCCGAACGGCCGGGCCGAACGCCGGAAACGGCACCCGACGCCGCACCACGCCCGACGCCCACCGGCGACGGCGCGAGCGGCCTCGCGCTGGCCGGTCTGGGCTTCCAGTTCGCCGTCTCGCTCGTGGTGTTCTACTACCTCGGGCAGTGGCTCGACCGACGCTTCGGGACGGCGCCGGTCTTTTTGTTGGTCTGCATGCTCGCGGGCGCGGGCGCTTCCTTCTACGCCATGTACACGCAGCTCATGCGCGCACAGCGCCGCGCCGACGAGGCGCGCCGCGGGAATCGCGCGCCATGA
- the atpF gene encoding F0F1 ATP synthase subunit B, which translates to MRTPLRSLSRPLALAALSAVAARPALAQEAEHGAAGAAAGGGLLDPHAGLMVWTLLIFAVLLFILTKFAFKPLTAAVEAREKALEDAIAGAKRDREEAQRLLAEQRAQLEGSRGEAQKLIADARAAGEKMRADLLEQTRQQQAELLDRARRDIDAERERAIADLRREAVDLALAGASKVIERNLDDASNRQLVEQFLSTIPTNGARR; encoded by the coding sequence ATGCGCACGCCCCTTCGCTCGCTTTCGCGTCCGCTGGCCCTCGCCGCCCTGAGCGCCGTCGCCGCCCGACCCGCCCTCGCGCAGGAGGCGGAGCACGGCGCCGCCGGCGCCGCGGCCGGCGGCGGGCTGCTCGACCCGCACGCGGGGCTGATGGTCTGGACGCTGCTGATCTTCGCCGTCCTCCTCTTCATCCTCACGAAGTTCGCGTTCAAGCCGCTGACCGCCGCCGTCGAGGCGCGCGAGAAGGCGCTCGAGGATGCGATCGCCGGCGCGAAGCGCGACCGGGAGGAGGCCCAGCGCCTGCTCGCCGAGCAGCGCGCGCAGCTCGAGGGCTCGCGCGGCGAGGCGCAGAAGCTGATCGCCGACGCGCGCGCCGCGGGCGAGAAGATGCGCGCCGACCTGCTCGAGCAGACGCGCCAGCAGCAGGCCGAGCTCCTCGATCGCGCCCGCCGCGACATCGACGCGGAGCGCGAGCGCGCGATCGCCGACCTGCGCCGCGAGGCGGTGGACCTCGCCCTCGCCGGCGCGTCCAAGGTCATCGAGCGCAACCTCGACGACGCGAGCAACCGCCAGCTCGTCGAGCAGTTCCTCTCGACGATCCCGACGAACGGGGCGCGCCGCTGA
- a CDS encoding HD-GYP domain-containing protein, translated as MLATAAVVMLGGSIDQKGVQAVVCFTAFAFIAQVQAFRLPHSAAGSISFLPYLSSALIAPNWVTVCAAFGSMVVSELIRRPALEKALFNIAQLVLSIACGIIAFRLLGAEGLQPNRLVPGIPYVFLVTTFFVVNTGAVSGVIALSRQQRLASVWREHAFRTLLFDVVAVVVVYSFVWVYLKVDLPGLVLLAVFVLGTRQLYSTTLELAQANQDLLQVMVAAIEMRDPYTSGHSQRVSQYSKVIAKAIGLSPKEVERVGVAALLHDVGKIDERFAQILQKPGRLTEEERLIIEEHPVRSAELVAMVNGLQDLVKPVRHHHERWDGGGYPDGLAGEDIPLTARIIVFADTIDAMTSDRPYRPALGPADVRRELVKHRAKQFDPYICDRLIESDLYEQLFAICGTRVEPQVEAPVEAPREVRAPEPVIAA; from the coding sequence GTGCTTGCGACGGCCGCGGTTGTCATGCTAGGAGGGAGCATCGATCAGAAGGGCGTGCAGGCGGTTGTTTGCTTCACCGCGTTCGCCTTTATTGCGCAAGTGCAGGCGTTTCGACTGCCGCATAGCGCAGCGGGCTCGATTTCTTTCCTTCCGTACCTTTCGTCAGCGCTGATTGCCCCGAATTGGGTGACAGTCTGCGCCGCGTTCGGTTCGATGGTGGTCTCCGAACTCATTCGGCGGCCCGCGCTTGAGAAGGCGCTGTTTAATATCGCGCAGCTGGTTCTCTCGATCGCCTGCGGAATTATCGCGTTCCGACTTCTGGGCGCTGAAGGGCTGCAGCCGAACCGTTTGGTGCCCGGGATCCCGTATGTGTTCCTCGTGACCACCTTCTTCGTGGTGAACACGGGAGCAGTGAGCGGGGTCATCGCGTTGAGCCGGCAGCAACGCCTGGCCTCAGTGTGGCGCGAACATGCATTTCGGACTCTGCTTTTCGACGTCGTAGCCGTCGTAGTTGTCTACTCCTTCGTTTGGGTCTACCTCAAGGTTGACCTCCCTGGATTGGTTCTTCTCGCTGTTTTCGTTCTGGGTACGCGACAGCTCTACAGCACAACGCTTGAGTTGGCGCAGGCCAATCAGGACCTGCTCCAGGTCATGGTCGCGGCCATCGAGATGCGCGACCCGTACACCTCGGGTCACTCGCAGCGCGTCTCGCAGTACTCGAAAGTCATCGCGAAGGCCATCGGCCTCTCGCCCAAGGAAGTCGAGCGCGTCGGCGTTGCCGCGCTGCTGCACGACGTCGGCAAGATCGACGAGCGCTTCGCCCAGATCCTCCAGAAGCCGGGCCGCCTCACCGAAGAGGAGCGGCTCATCATCGAGGAGCACCCCGTGCGCAGCGCGGAGCTCGTGGCGATGGTCAACGGCCTGCAGGACCTCGTGAAGCCGGTCCGCCACCACCACGAGCGCTGGGACGGCGGCGGCTACCCGGATGGCCTCGCCGGCGAGGACATCCCGCTCACGGCCCGCATCATCGTCTTCGCGGACACCATCGACGCGATGACGTCGGACCGCCCCTACCGCCCGGCGCTCGGCCCCGCCGACGTGCGCCGCGAGCTGGTGAAGCATCGCGCGAAGCAGTTCGACCCGTACATCTGCGACCGCCTGATCGAGAGCGACCTGTACGAGCAGCTGTTCGCCATCTGCGGCACGCGGGTGGAGCCGCAGGTCGAGGCGCCCGTCGAGGCGCCGCGCGAGGTGCGCGCGCCGGAGCCGGTCATCGCGGCCTGA
- the atpE gene encoding ATP synthase F0 subunit C yields MSILPLLQAAAETASDSRGLISIGAGLGGGLAVLGAGLGIGNIGGRAVEGMARQPEAAGRIQTAALILAALIEGVALFGAVIAFQLQGKV; encoded by the coding sequence ATGTCGATCCTTCCCCTGCTCCAGGCGGCCGCCGAGACGGCCAGCGACAGCCGCGGTCTCATCTCCATCGGCGCCGGTCTTGGCGGCGGCCTCGCCGTGCTCGGCGCCGGCCTCGGCATCGGCAACATCGGTGGTCGCGCGGTCGAGGGCATGGCCCGTCAGCCCGAGGCGGCCGGCCGCATCCAGACCGCCGCGCTGATCCTCGCCGCCCTCATCGAGGGCGTGGCGCTCTTCGGCGCCGTGATCGCGTTCCAGCTCCAGGGCAAGGTCTGA